A stretch of the Candidatus Zixiibacteriota bacterium genome encodes the following:
- a CDS encoding MFS transporter produces MSTTQTSAAPPSPTSDGLLSQLASMARPFWMVNVMEMLERLAYYGVRVVIPIYIAQADEIGGLHFSQTDKGIIFLWWALFQSLTPMVSGGFADRYGYKKTIATSIVIKIIGYLLMATQREFWPFLIGCCTLALGTAIFKPGVQGTMCQVLTKKNSSVGWGTFYMLVNVGGFLGPPLAHYLYGYSWPVVFYGCAVIVSLNFLMLLTYKDPAAGGDQTGNPFKVLWITLKNIFNLRLIVFIVIMSGFWLMFMQLFDMLPNFIVDWVNSSQVVKDLGLPDWMLQANSNRAPQISQEWLINANAGLIVVAVIFVSYLVSRMRRVHSITLGITISSVGLIAAGFTTSGYFCLLGILLFSVGEMLSSPKMNEYLGVIAPEGKKGLYMGYANIPQGIGWGVGSIFAGHVYDRMGDKANLALDYLAKNFNITDVSRTDAMQKLVDITNMSHQQATDMLWSAYHPYKLWYQFAAIGIASAIAMVFYSKWVKKHEAPDV; encoded by the coding sequence ATGTCGACCACGCAAACATCGGCTGCTCCACCATCGCCCACCTCCGACGGCCTGTTAAGCCAGCTCGCCAGCATGGCCCGCCCGTTCTGGATGGTCAACGTGATGGAGATGCTTGAGCGTCTGGCCTACTATGGCGTTCGGGTTGTAATACCCATTTACATTGCCCAGGCGGATGAGATTGGCGGGCTTCACTTTTCCCAGACCGATAAGGGGATAATCTTTTTGTGGTGGGCGCTTTTTCAGTCGCTGACACCGATGGTCTCGGGTGGGTTTGCCGACCGCTATGGTTACAAAAAGACCATCGCCACCTCGATAGTCATCAAGATTATCGGCTATCTGCTTATGGCCACCCAGCGGGAGTTCTGGCCTTTTCTCATTGGCTGCTGTACGCTGGCGTTAGGCACGGCTATATTCAAACCGGGTGTGCAGGGGACAATGTGTCAAGTATTGACCAAAAAGAACTCCTCGGTCGGATGGGGAACGTTCTACATGCTGGTTAACGTGGGAGGCTTTCTCGGACCACCTCTGGCACATTACCTTTATGGTTATTCGTGGCCGGTGGTGTTTTATGGCTGCGCGGTTATCGTGTCGCTTAATTTCCTGATGCTTCTCACCTACAAGGACCCGGCCGCGGGTGGCGACCAGACAGGGAATCCCTTCAAAGTTCTGTGGATAACCCTTAAGAACATTTTCAACCTTCGGCTTATCGTTTTTATTGTTATCATGTCGGGGTTCTGGCTGATGTTCATGCAGCTTTTCGATATGCTTCCCAATTTTATCGTCGATTGGGTCAACAGTTCTCAGGTTGTAAAGGACCTCGGTTTGCCGGATTGGATGCTTCAGGCCAATTCCAATCGCGCACCTCAAATATCCCAGGAATGGTTGATCAACGCCAATGCCGGGCTTATCGTGGTCGCGGTCATTTTCGTCTCCTATCTGGTGTCGCGGATGCGAAGAGTGCACTCAATCACGCTTGGCATTACGATTTCTTCGGTGGGACTGATCGCGGCCGGATTCACAACTTCCGGCTACTTCTGCCTTCTCGGTATTCTTCTGTTCTCGGTGGGTGAGATGTTGTCATCGCCGAAAATGAACGAATATCTCGGGGTGATAGCTCCTGAGGGCAAGAAGGGGCTATATATGGGGTATGCCAATATTCCACAGGGAATAGGATGGGGAGTAGGGTCGATCTTCGCGGGACACGTTTATGACAGAATGGGTGACAAAGCGAATCTGGCGCTGGATTATCTGGCGAAGAATTTCAATATCACCGATGTTTCCCGCACCGACGCCATGCAGAAACTGGTCGATATCACGAATATGAGTCATCAGCAGGCGACGGATATGCTCTGGTCGGCGTATCATCCGTACAAGCTGTGGTACCAGTTTGCGGCGATCGGAATCGCTTCGGCGATCGCCATGGTGTTCTATTCTAAATGGGTTAAAAAGCACGAGGCTCCGGACGTATAG
- a CDS encoding Smr/MutS family protein: MTEDNDEPVEYPIDGTLDLHLFAPKDTKDVVLEYIQECLKRGIYRLRIVHGKGIGVKREIVHSILTNHPDVVRFYHEGGSGGSWGATVVDLRH, from the coding sequence ATGACCGAAGACAACGACGAGCCGGTTGAGTACCCTATCGATGGTACCCTCGATTTGCACCTCTTTGCGCCAAAAGACACGAAAGATGTGGTCTTGGAGTATATCCAGGAGTGCCTGAAAAGGGGTATTTACAGGCTTCGCATTGTCCACGGCAAGGGGATCGGCGTCAAGCGCGAGATAGTGCACTCTATCCTGACAAATCATCCCGATGTTGTTCGGTTTTATCATGAGGGTGGGTCGGGTGGAAGTTGGGGTGCGACAGTCGTTGATCTCAGGCATTGA
- a CDS encoding T9SS type A sorting domain-containing protein, producing the protein MRLWSFVLSIMTSVLLLVSVVEAEGCPPLYTFEGEATGDAFGMHVCDAGDVNADGYDDFIVGAPWNDELGSCTGKAYVYSGRDGSLLHEFTGESDYDFFGTTVSGAGDVNGDGHDDLLVGASQATGTSAWGNGMAYVYSGADFTLLYKFYGEAWGDRFGMYDISDAGDVNDDGYDDIIIGANSNDEGGNLAGKAYVYSGHDDSLLYEFIGQTGQCLGFSVSGAGDVNGDGYDDLLVGSAVWSAKGVANIYSGQDGSLLYVFTGEAIGDLFGYSVSDAGDLNGDGLMDFVVGAYRHSSEGYYAGRAYIFYGRVGPFPLNIQAGDADRILKGENTQDQFGICVSGAGDVNHDGYDDVAIGADGYESWLGRVYIYSGADGSILHTLDGEGASLYNEFGLSVSDAGDVDGDGWPEMIVGARADNNSGPGKAYVFSFAESKVSGYVFANCPETGSALAGVTMDLYDADGNLAASQLTSQEGYFDFESVINNRSYVLSIVTPLGYEAGEQEIPLSVGCADKVTVDFNLVCLEQSGRPRGIGYWKHEVAVALGGAGSAELTADQLCGYLDLIAGHFNSNEINQVVLYEPPITDDCIDKLTLASDLMNLKADVGVRTRAQQNLMALLFNVAAGNIFQQDVISEDGATVSQAITFCDNLIDDPEGDHNLVLFICNELNHSRVIDAGVIPLSTIDIAYHIGQTGSLPNAFQLQQNCPNPFNPSTDIAFSVPQACNVKLEVYNIIGQKVTTLVNGPVEAGSHTVSWDGSNAASGVYLYRLEAADFVETKKMLLVK; encoded by the coding sequence ATGAGATTGTGGAGTTTTGTGCTGTCAATAATGACATCGGTTCTGCTCCTAGTAAGTGTCGTCGAAGCAGAAGGGTGCCCGCCCTTGTACACCTTCGAAGGTGAAGCGACGGGTGATGCGTTCGGGATGCACGTTTGTGACGCCGGAGATGTTAACGCTGATGGCTATGACGATTTCATCGTGGGGGCACCTTGGAACGATGAGCTGGGCTCCTGTACTGGTAAGGCGTATGTCTACTCGGGACGTGATGGCTCGTTACTACACGAGTTTACTGGCGAGTCGGACTATGATTTCTTTGGCACAACAGTGTCCGGTGCCGGCGATGTTAACGGTGACGGCCATGATGATCTTCTCGTCGGTGCTTCTCAAGCTACTGGTACCAGCGCTTGGGGAAACGGTATGGCATATGTCTATTCCGGCGCTGATTTTACTCTTTTGTACAAGTTTTACGGTGAAGCCTGGGGCGACCGTTTTGGTATGTATGACATATCAGATGCTGGCGATGTTAACGATGATGGCTACGATGATATTATCATAGGAGCGAATAGTAACGACGAGGGCGGAAATCTTGCGGGCAAAGCGTACGTTTATTCCGGCCACGATGATTCCCTGCTGTATGAATTCATCGGGCAGACTGGGCAGTGCCTTGGTTTCTCCGTGTCCGGTGCTGGAGACGTAAATGGAGATGGATACGATGACCTGCTGGTCGGCTCGGCGGTTTGGTCGGCCAAAGGTGTGGCAAATATCTACTCAGGTCAAGATGGCAGTCTATTATATGTGTTCACGGGAGAGGCGATTGGGGATCTATTCGGATATTCGGTGTCCGACGCCGGCGATCTAAACGGTGACGGTTTAATGGATTTCGTCGTTGGTGCCTACCGACACAGTTCGGAGGGCTATTATGCCGGACGTGCATATATATTCTATGGTCGGGTCGGCCCATTTCCCTTAAATATTCAAGCTGGAGATGCGGATCGCATTCTCAAGGGGGAGAACACACAAGATCAGTTCGGAATATGTGTCTCGGGTGCCGGCGACGTTAATCATGATGGCTATGATGATGTCGCTATTGGCGCTGATGGTTACGAGTCATGGCTGGGACGGGTCTATATCTACTCGGGCGCTGACGGCTCAATACTTCACACGTTGGATGGCGAGGGAGCGTCACTTTATAACGAGTTCGGTCTTTCGGTTTCAGATGCCGGTGATGTTGATGGTGACGGTTGGCCCGAGATGATTGTAGGGGCCCGCGCCGATAACAATAGTGGCCCCGGTAAAGCGTACGTATTTTCCTTTGCGGAAAGCAAAGTATCCGGATATGTCTTCGCAAATTGTCCTGAGACCGGTTCAGCGTTGGCCGGCGTAACAATGGATTTGTATGACGCCGATGGTAACCTCGCCGCTTCTCAGTTGACTTCCCAGGAGGGATATTTTGATTTTGAGAGTGTCATTAACAACCGCAGTTATGTACTGTCCATTGTCACTCCACTTGGATACGAGGCTGGTGAGCAGGAAATACCCCTTTCCGTTGGGTGCGCTGATAAAGTTACTGTTGACTTCAATTTGGTCTGCCTCGAACAGAGTGGGCGCCCGAGGGGGATCGGATACTGGAAGCACGAAGTTGCTGTGGCTCTCGGCGGGGCTGGGAGTGCAGAACTCACGGCGGACCAACTCTGCGGCTATCTCGATCTGATTGCAGGTCACTTCAATTCGAACGAAATAAATCAAGTCGTGCTTTATGAACCACCGATTACGGATGACTGCATTGACAAACTGACCCTGGCATCCGACCTGATGAATCTCAAGGCTGACGTGGGTGTTCGCACCCGCGCCCAGCAAAACCTTATGGCATTACTATTCAATGTCGCGGCCGGTAATATCTTCCAGCAAGACGTAATAAGTGAAGATGGTGCGACAGTGTCACAAGCGATAACTTTCTGTGATAACCTTATTGATGACCCTGAAGGTGATCACAATCTCGTTCTGTTCATCTGTAATGAACTGAATCACAGTCGGGTCATAGATGCTGGTGTCATACCGCTTAGCACGATAGATATCGCATACCATATAGGGCAGACGGGTAGTTTGCCTAATGCATTCCAACTCCAGCAGAACTGCCCCAATCCCTTCAATCCGTCAACGGATATTGCCTTCTCAGTACCACAGGCGTGCAACGTTAAGCTAGAGGTCTACAACATAATTGGACAGAAGGTAACGACACTGGTTAACGGGCCTGTCGAAGCAGGTAGCCATACGGTGTCGTGGGACGGCAGCAACGCAGCCAGCGGTGTTTATCTGTATCGTCTGGAGGCCGCTGACTTTGTCGAAACCAAGAAAATGCTGCTTGTGAAGTAA
- a CDS encoding M1 family aminopeptidase: MNSVRRIVITTCLMVLLLVAGGLSAADGTELQAALKDMFKGELDVSTTCHVSELEIKHKDLEIVFGTGRFVFFKPVTIDGAEQYWAAYYEGMGQFRFAPTVKMEQEQLNRFFATDSLNRSFKNMLLVFSPPIYEMITESCRGGLGVFGDSHAGEAKKLFEEITKDENREYLFGALQAMAHPGQLPYLMVHLEPDKSDPVIYVFDPNEREEVSFLKRYKGYGLSFMETVCRYTQYIDPGYVNINGLNKDRIRPDRYTIDASISNNAKFAAASAMEFEVRLGPTRVLEMYLHPELVVDSITDSTDQKVAFVRYEEDKYKSYPLYVMFDRPLAAGELVTLKFFYHGDIVEKEMGQFFVKTGGDWYPRYGYSSKALFTLNFKTHPQYAFVAAGNRLKEEITEDTVFTTWKVFPPAENVSFNIGPLEKYAFEADKVPPVDIYFSKDFHSALAQELAQGTTPTGRNMQDQVGEDIIGSLKLFTHYFGPCQYNRLVVGEVMKAGHEAFPGFLHLGVDTWISTDYEGYQRVNRAHEVAHQWWGVGVGYETYHDTWLSEGFAEYSSLMYLQAVLGNDKFLDRVRDYRNDVFTARQYLFTSGAESGPIALGYRTRSSETLEDYGLVIYKKAALVLHMLRNMLIDFQTMNEDLFLTMMKEYYGMYRGRDVTTADFRRLTEKYFGGDMGWFFDQWIYSSNLPTYKFTYDIEKDSSGAYTAHCRVVTTGVAEDFMMYVPLEIEMDDKTKAYVRIFIDSPDYDFSLPGLKQRPHKLRLNPFESVLARVEQ; encoded by the coding sequence TTGAATTCGGTCAGGCGTATTGTGATTACCACCTGCCTGATGGTTCTTCTGCTTGTCGCCGGGGGTTTATCAGCCGCCGACGGGACCGAGTTGCAGGCTGCCCTGAAAGACATGTTCAAGGGGGAACTGGATGTCTCCACGACCTGTCATGTCAGTGAATTGGAGATCAAGCACAAAGACCTTGAAATAGTTTTTGGTACAGGTCGTTTTGTGTTTTTCAAGCCGGTGACTATCGACGGGGCCGAGCAATATTGGGCGGCCTACTACGAAGGTATGGGACAATTCAGGTTCGCTCCCACGGTGAAAATGGAGCAGGAGCAACTGAATCGCTTCTTTGCCACCGATTCCTTGAACCGCTCTTTCAAGAACATGCTTCTTGTGTTTTCTCCCCCCATTTACGAGATGATTACAGAGTCTTGCCGAGGTGGGTTGGGAGTGTTTGGCGACAGCCATGCCGGCGAAGCGAAAAAGCTGTTCGAAGAAATTACCAAAGATGAAAATCGCGAGTACCTTTTCGGAGCCCTGCAGGCTATGGCCCATCCGGGGCAACTTCCCTACCTGATGGTACATCTTGAACCGGATAAGAGCGATCCGGTGATTTACGTGTTCGATCCCAATGAACGCGAGGAAGTGAGTTTTCTCAAAAGGTATAAGGGATACGGTCTGTCGTTTATGGAGACAGTGTGCCGATACACACAGTACATTGACCCCGGCTATGTTAATATCAATGGTCTGAATAAGGATCGTATTCGCCCCGACCGCTATACGATCGACGCCTCTATTTCAAACAACGCGAAGTTCGCGGCTGCCAGCGCGATGGAGTTCGAGGTGAGGTTGGGACCGACGCGGGTGCTGGAGATGTATCTTCACCCGGAGCTGGTCGTGGACAGTATCACAGACTCCACTGATCAGAAGGTCGCGTTCGTGCGCTATGAAGAGGACAAGTATAAATCGTACCCGCTGTATGTGATGTTTGACCGCCCGTTGGCAGCCGGTGAGTTGGTGACGCTGAAGTTTTTCTATCATGGTGATATCGTAGAAAAAGAGATGGGCCAGTTTTTCGTGAAAACCGGCGGTGACTGGTATCCCCGCTATGGTTATAGCTCAAAAGCGCTGTTTACTCTCAATTTCAAAACTCATCCGCAGTATGCTTTCGTGGCTGCCGGCAATCGCCTTAAGGAGGAAATTACCGAGGATACTGTCTTTACGACATGGAAAGTATTTCCTCCGGCCGAGAATGTGTCTTTCAATATCGGACCGCTGGAGAAGTATGCCTTTGAAGCCGACAAGGTACCTCCGGTGGATATTTATTTTTCAAAGGATTTTCATAGTGCCCTGGCGCAGGAATTGGCGCAGGGCACGACCCCGACCGGCAGAAACATGCAAGATCAGGTTGGTGAGGATATCATTGGCTCCTTGAAGCTGTTCACACACTATTTCGGACCGTGCCAGTACAACAGGCTGGTAGTGGGTGAGGTCATGAAAGCCGGCCACGAGGCTTTTCCGGGTTTTCTGCATCTGGGGGTCGATACCTGGATAAGCACCGATTACGAGGGGTACCAGCGGGTGAACCGCGCCCATGAAGTGGCTCACCAGTGGTGGGGCGTCGGGGTCGGCTATGAAACTTATCACGATACCTGGCTCAGCGAGGGATTCGCCGAGTACAGCTCGCTTATGTATCTTCAGGCGGTCCTCGGCAATGACAAGTTCCTTGACCGCGTGAGAGACTACCGCAACGATGTCTTCACCGCCCGTCAGTATCTGTTTACATCGGGGGCAGAATCCGGACCGATTGCTCTGGGGTATCGCACGAGAAGCTCCGAGACCCTGGAAGATTACGGCCTGGTTATATACAAGAAGGCCGCTTTGGTGCTCCATATGTTGCGCAACATGCTCATCGATTTTCAGACTATGAACGAGGATCTGTTTTTGACCATGATGAAGGAGTATTACGGGATGTATCGTGGTCGCGATGTTACGACGGCGGATTTCAGGCGGTTGACCGAGAAGTATTTCGGCGGTGATATGGGCTGGTTTTTCGACCAGTGGATTTATTCCAGTAACCTACCGACGTATAAATTCACCTACGATATTGAAAAGGATTCGTCGGGCGCTTACACGGCTCACTGCCGCGTGGTCACGACCGGGGTGGCCGAGGATTTCATGATGTATGTACCGCTGGAGATCGAGATGGATGACAAGACCAAAGCGTATGTCCGTATTTTCATCGACAGCCCCGATTACGATTTTTCGCTTCCGGGCCTCAAGCAGCGTCCGCACAAGCTTCGACTCAACCCATTTGAGTCTGTCCTTGCCCGCGTCGAGCAGTAG
- a CDS encoding M48 family metallopeptidase has protein sequence MSIGKTGLLAVLILTVTLMGAGYVLARTESDATDSVSSGQTIDSTSELSATDSTYAAGQTSDAEPLYPMSPERKAKLIAYSQFNHIWRFIEFFLTLAVLSLILFTGFSARLRNWAMVARRKFLILWLFIVLLFVADYIINFPFHLYRDFLVEGEYGFVNQTFGAWLGESLLGLLITVIFAIIPVWLIYFAIEKSKKWWLWVSAGMIPIAVFVIVISPVVISPLFNDYEPLKDKQLKAEILALADKAGIEGSDVFQVDASKQSSKINAYVTGLFATKRIVLYDTMIDNFTTDEIKFVMGHEMGHYVMNHVWIGLLIAVAFIGVAMWVVSRTIQPVINRLKHRFGFDSLNDIASLPLILLMLTVISFLFNPISNGFSRHMERQSDKYSMDISGVTGESAAIAFDKLSVLNLSDPDPHPFIEFWFYSHPALNKRMDFVRNYRP, from the coding sequence ATGTCAATCGGAAAAACAGGACTTCTGGCGGTATTGATTTTAACCGTCACACTGATGGGGGCCGGATATGTGTTGGCGCGGACCGAGTCGGACGCGACTGATTCGGTGTCATCCGGACAGACAATCGACAGCACATCAGAACTTTCGGCAACGGATTCAACTTATGCCGCAGGCCAGACATCGGATGCAGAGCCGCTCTATCCGATGTCGCCGGAACGCAAAGCCAAGCTCATCGCCTACTCACAATTCAACCACATCTGGCGGTTCATAGAATTTTTCCTGACGCTGGCGGTGCTGTCATTGATTTTGTTCACGGGTTTCTCGGCAAGGCTAAGAAACTGGGCAATGGTGGCAAGAAGGAAATTCCTTATCCTGTGGCTGTTCATCGTTTTGTTGTTCGTGGCTGACTACATCATTAATTTTCCGTTTCATCTCTATCGAGATTTTCTTGTCGAGGGTGAGTATGGTTTTGTCAACCAGACCTTTGGCGCCTGGCTGGGCGAGAGCCTGCTGGGGCTTTTGATAACCGTGATATTCGCCATTATCCCTGTCTGGCTAATCTACTTTGCTATTGAAAAATCGAAGAAGTGGTGGCTGTGGGTGTCGGCCGGAATGATTCCAATTGCCGTGTTTGTCATTGTGATTTCGCCGGTGGTTATCTCTCCTTTGTTTAATGATTACGAGCCGCTCAAAGACAAGCAACTCAAAGCGGAGATACTCGCTCTGGCCGATAAAGCCGGCATAGAGGGTTCCGATGTTTTTCAGGTCGATGCTTCCAAACAGTCATCCAAAATCAATGCCTATGTTACCGGGCTTTTCGCCACCAAACGCATCGTTCTATATGATACCATGATCGATAATTTTACGACCGATGAAATCAAATTTGTCATGGGCCATGAGATGGGGCACTATGTGATGAACCATGTCTGGATTGGCCTGCTCATCGCGGTGGCGTTCATTGGTGTGGCCATGTGGGTGGTGAGCAGGACAATTCAGCCGGTCATAAACCGCCTCAAACATCGGTTTGGTTTCGACTCCCTCAATGATATAGCCTCCCTTCCCCTGATTTTGCTGATGTTGACTGTAATCAGCTTCCTGTTCAACCCGATATCCAATGGTTTCAGTCGTCACATGGAGCGCCAGTCGGACAAATACAGCATGGATATTTCGGGTGTGACGGGAGAGTCGGCGGCGATAGCTTTCGATAAACTCTCGGTGTTGAATCTTTCGGATCCCGACCCGCATCCGTTCATCGAATTCTGGTTTTACAGTCATCCCGCCCTGAATAAGCGTATGGATTTTGTGCGCAACTATAGACCGTGA